The Dehalococcoidia bacterium genomic interval TCGACGGAAACCCGATCCCAGCTACGATTCTCGGTCTCGGGTTGACAATGGCTCACGGCGGCAAGGCGCAGGTGGAAAGAGGCCAGGGTCTCTATTTCTATCTGCCTAAGGTTGAAGTGATCGAAGAGGCCCGCTTCTACCGGGAATTCTTCGACTATGGACGAGAGAAACTAGGTTACCCAGACGATGCTGAGATTAGGGGAATTTTTCTGGTCGAATCACTGCCTGCCGTCTACATCATGGATGAGTTGCTCTGGGAGCTAGGCCCCTATGCGGCAGGCCTCAATGCCGCCCGCTGGGACTTCAAGGCGTCTGTGTTAGAGTACATCATGGCTGACCCCGACCAGGTGTGGCCTGACAGATTCGGCGTAGACATAAAGACCACCGAGTTCATGACAAACGTCTTTAGGCGACTCGTGGCGGTCTGCCTGCGACGAGGGGCAGCTCCTATCGGAGGCATGGCAACTGCACTGCCTTCAAGGGAGGAAGAGGTCAACGAAGTAGCTGGTGCCTCTATCCGGGCAGACAAGGAGTGGGAGGCTCAGCAGGGGTTTATTCGCGGCTGGGTAGCCCACATCTTCCATATGAAGACGGCTGCAGATCCTTTCAAGGAAGTACGCAATTCAGGCTGGGAACCCTCACCTGATATGCACGAGCCTGCTAACTTCCCTGTCAACATCACCGTCCCTGATGGTCCTATCACAACGGAGGGTTCACGCAGAAACGCACGAATGCTAATCGAATACGTGGAAGGGTGGCTGCAGGGACGCGGCGCAAAGGGCATCGACAGCCTTGAGGGACAGCCCGGCATACACCCCGCTCTCATGGAAGATCTTGCGACAGGTCGCATCTCTGTGGCTCAGACTGCCCAGCGAATTATCCACGGTGCCAAGGACGAGAACACCAGGCAGGTCCAGGACTTCGCCCTTATCAAGCAGCTTCTTCAGGAAGAACTTGAGGACATATCAGAGCGTAGAACTGCCGAGTCCCCGACTGACCCTGCATCTCAAGACGCTCTTGCCGAGATGCTCGATCGCTACCAGAAGGCTTATAAGGTCGCACTGAAATGGATCAAGAACTACACGGAGTATGACTTCCGGTCACTCGGCTCGTACACTCAGGCCGACCTGGAGACTATTGCCGAGGGAGACGACGCCTTCTAAGGCTGCCGCACCTTACGCAACGGACTTGGCCTGCAATGCTGGGCCTACCTCTGACATGAGCGTTTCGAGGTGCTCATCGTAGTCGAAAACGGGGTTGAGCATCAGCATTTCCGCGCCTGCATCGACCACTTCCTGTAGTCCTTCGACGCACTCTTCCACGCTTCCCCAGACCGAAACCTCAGCACCCGTCTCAGCTCTCCCGTACCAAGAGCCGAACCACTCTGTCAGACGTTGCCTCGCACGATCGGAATCGTCATCTACCGCGATGTATACGCGCTTGGAAATGGGGAACTCAGCAGGATCGCGCTGGCGTCTCTCTAACGCCTCTCTGATGGTGCGAACGTGGTCTATGAACTGCGCAGTCGAAGTCGACCCGGCTCCCATGAATCCGTCAGCCAGTCGAACCGCGCGATTGAGCCCTGATGGGTGTCTTCCACCGAACCAGAGGGGCGGATGGGGCTTCTGGACCGGCTTCGGGCTCATGGGCACACCATCCAACTGCCAGAGGTCACCTTTGAACTCGGCCCTCTCTTGAGTCCACAGTGCTTTCATTACGCCGATTGACTCGGTGAAGTGTCGAACGCGCCGCTCGGACGGTCCGCCAAAGAGAGGATAGGTCCAGGGACGACCTCCGAGGGCAGTTCCAACAATGAGCCTCCCTTGACTGAGGACATCAACTGTGCTGAGTTGCTTCGCAAGCAGGGTAGGGTTGCGGGTCGTGGCAATCACGACTGCCGAACCAAGCTTGATTCGCTCTGTTACTGCGGCCAGATAGGTGAGATATGTCACTGGCTCCGGTGTAGGCGTCGAGCCAATCAGCTGCTCCACGACCCACAGGCTGTGATAGCCGAGTTCCTCGGCGCGTGTGGCGTATCGTTGGATCAGATCGAGGTCGACCTCGCCATCTGGGAAGGTCTGAGGAGCAGCGATCCCAAGTGGCACTTCCAGCGAATCGCTGCGAGGAGTATCGGAGTTACTTGCCATCAGTCGGCCCTCTCTCGCCTCGAGGTCAAATTTATGGTTGCCGCCATATAACCGCCCCCGAAGCCGTTGTCGATGTTCACAACCGCTATTCCCGGGGCACAGCTGTTCAACATGGTGAGCAGGGGCGCGAGCCCGTCAAAGTTGGCTCCGTAACCCACACTTGTTGG includes:
- a CDS encoding LLM class flavin-dependent oxidoreductase; the protein is MASNSDTPRSDSLEVPLGIAAPQTFPDGEVDLDLIQRYATRAEELGYHSLWVVEQLIGSTPTPEPVTYLTYLAAVTERIKLGSAVVIATTRNPTLLAKQLSTVDVLSQGRLIVGTALGGRPWTYPLFGGPSERRVRHFTESIGVMKALWTQERAEFKGDLWQLDGVPMSPKPVQKPHPPLWFGGRHPSGLNRAVRLADGFMGAGSTSTAQFIDHVRTIREALERRQRDPAEFPISKRVYIAVDDDSDRARQRLTEWFGSWYGRAETGAEVSVWGSVEECVEGLQEVVDAGAEMLMLNPVFDYDEHLETLMSEVGPALQAKSVA